Proteins encoded within one genomic window of Argiope bruennichi chromosome 7, qqArgBrue1.1, whole genome shotgun sequence:
- the LOC129976734 gene encoding putative phospholipase B-like 2, whose translation MKVFWILFSLFVSACLGKKIKTASVIYDQFLKKFTIIDFVADNSVAYGDFKDDIFLTGWSYLQIKSNKSFPDPVQAYTAGLVEGFLTADLLEKHWYNVIADYCTNDEAFCHRLQDFLQKNLDFINKNIEAKRNYDSYWHHVALTLEQLHGLEEGFRNKTSHPSTDVNVMGLMLLNILGDLDDLEVVLNKKKVAKAYGSGSCSALVKILPNNKDIYFAHSTWTFYNRMLRILKKYNLQFHTSLNASSPLIPGHTSTFSSQPGVIYSHDDFYLLSSGLGAMETTNSNHNASLWKYVTPKGIILEWQRNVIANRLAKSGKEWVALFGLKNSGTYNNQWIILDFKKFQPGRPLQDGLLWVLEQLPGYLHSEDMTDVLRQQGYWPSYNVPYFKDVFNMSGAQIDVLKYGDWFTYDKTARALIFKRDHGKIKDIPSMIKLMRYNDYTNDPLSKCNCTPPYSAENAISARSDLNAINGTYPFGALGHKQHGAIDVKLTSYEMFKNLEFVAISGPTYDSVPPFQWSKSDFDKTVRHTGHPDLWKFEPVVHKWL comes from the exons ATGAAGGTCTTTTGGATTTTATTCAGTCTTTTTGTATCAGCTTGCTtgggtaaaaaaattaaaactgcatcTGTAATATAtgatcagtttttgaaaaaattcaccATCATTGATTTTGTTGCTGATAATTCAGTTGCTTATGGAGATTTTAAAGATGACATTTTTCTGACTGG GTGgtcttatttacaaataaaaagtaataaatcctTTCCTGATCCTGTACAAGCTTATACAGCTGGTCTTGTAGAAGGATTCTTGACTGCAGATCTATTGGAGAAACATTGGTATAATGTTATTGCTGACTACTGTACTAATGATGAAGCGTTTTGTCATCGTTTACAagattttcttcagaaaaatttggatttcataaataaaaatattgaagctaAAAGGAATTATGATTCATATTGGCACCAT GTAGCTCTAACTCTTGAGCAGTTACATGGCTTAGAGGAAGGGTTTAGAAACAAAACCAGTCATCCATCTACAGATGTAAATGTTATGGGTTTAAT gttattgAATATCTTAGGTGATTTGGATGATCTTgaagtagttttaaataaaaagaaggttGCAAAAGCATATGGTAGTGGTTCATGTTCTGCTTTAGTGAAAATTCTTCCCAATAATAAGGATATCTATTTTGCTCACAGTACTTGGACATTTTATAATAGAAtgctgagaattttaaaaaaatataatctgcaGTTTCATACTTCATTAAATGcta GTTCTCCTTTAATACCTGGTCATACAAGTACATTTTCTTCACAACCTGGTGTGATTTATTCACATGatgatttttatcttctttcatctGGCCTA ggTGCAATGGAAACAACAAATTCAAACCATAATGCAAGCTTATGGAAATATGTGACACCTAAAGGAAtaattttagaatggcaacgaaATGTCATAGCTAACAGATTAGCTAAAAGTGGTAAAGAATGGGTGGCATTATTTGGACTAAAAAATAGTGGAAC ttacaataATCAGTGGAttatattagatttcaaaaaatttcaacctGGCAGACCTCTACAAGATGGATTATTGTGGGTGCTTGAGCAATTACC TGGATATTTACATAGTGAAGACATGACTGATGTTTTGAGGCAGCAAGGTTATTGGCCATCGTATAATGTTCc atattttaaagatgttttcaaTATGAGTGGAGCACAAATAGATGTCCTAAAGTATGGCGATTGGTTTACGTATGATAAAACTGCAagagctttaatttttaaacgtgATCACggtaaaattaaagatattccaAGCATGATCAAATTAATGAG ATACAATGATTACACCAATGATCCCTTATCAAAATGTAACTGCACGCCTCCATATAGTGCTGAAAATGCCATTTCTGCTAGAAGTGATCTCAATGCAATAAATGGGACCTATCCATTTGGTGCCTTAGGACACAAACAACATGGTGCTATAGATGTAAAG ttaacATCATACGAGATgttcaaaaatttggaatttgttgCAATTAGTGGACCTACTTATGATTCAGTGCCTCCTTTTCAGTGGAGTAAAAGCGATTTTGATAAAACAGTTAGGCATACTGGTCACCCAGACTTGTggaaatttgaaccagtagttcaTAAATGGTTATAA